Proteins from one Triticum aestivum cultivar Chinese Spring chromosome 7A, IWGSC CS RefSeq v2.1, whole genome shotgun sequence genomic window:
- the LOC123147080 gene encoding late embryogenesis abundant protein D-29, producing MAVMSRLKRLAAPALLVLLALAASAAVAAKTTQDGAEAAPGKDEESWTGWAKDKISEGLGLDKISEGLGLKHDADKEAARETVQHTASETGSQVSGKAADAKEAAKGTVGEKAGAAKDAVLEKTESAKDAAWETAEAAKGKANEGYEKMKEKAWEAVGATKEKLGEVKDMVTGAAADGKDKTHRKDDEL from the exons ATGGCGGTCATGTCACGGTTGAAGAGGCTGGCGGCGCCCGCGCTGCTGGTGCTGCTTGCGCTGGCGGCGTCCGCGGCCGTGGCGGCGAAGACGACGCAGGACGGCGCGGAGGCGGCGCCGGGCAAGGATGAAGAGTCGTGGACGGGGTGGGCCAAGGACAAGATCTCCGAGGGGCTCGGCCTGGACAAGATCTCCGAGGGGCTGGGGCTCAAGCACGACGCCGACAAGGAGGCCGCGCGCGAGACCGTCCAGCACACCGCCTCCG AGACGGGGAGTCAGGTGAGCGGCAAGGCAGCGGACGCCAAGGAGGCAGCCAAGGGAACGGTCGGGGAGAAGGCAGGGGCGGCCAAGGACGCCGTGTTGGAGAAGACGGAGTCCGCCAAGGACGCCGCGTGGGAGACAGCGGAGGCAGCCAAGGGGAAGGCCAACGAGGGATACGAGAAGATGAAGGAGAAGGCGTGGGAGGCCGTCGGCGCTACCAAGGAGAAGCTCGGGGAGGTGAAGGACATGGTCACCGGCGCGGCAGCCGACGGCAAGGACAAGACGCACCGCAAGGATGACGAGCTGTGA